The following proteins are encoded in a genomic region of Pyrus communis chromosome 11, drPyrComm1.1, whole genome shotgun sequence:
- the LOC137709483 gene encoding protein RSI-1-like, protein MAGRSSTSVLLLVSLLLLLAFSHVAEAYKTLPQSACTPRCKNRCSATSHKKPCMFFCEKCCAKCKCVPPGVVGNKQMCPCYNNWKTQQGRPKCP, encoded by the exons ATGGCAGGACGTTCCTCCACCTCCGTCTTGCTTCTGGTTTCTCTGCTTCTTCTCCTCGCATTCTCTCACGTAGCTGAG GCTTACAAAACGCTTCCTCAGTCAG CGTGCACACCGAGATGTAAGAACCGTTGCTCGGCGACATCGCACAAGAAGCCGTGCATGTTCTTCTGCGAGAAGTGCTGTGCCAAATGCAAATGTGTTCCTCCAGGCGTCGTTGGCAACAAGCAAATGTGCCCTTGCTACAACAACTGGAAGACCCAGCAAGGACGACCCAAATGCccttaa
- the LOC137708781 gene encoding uncharacterized protein: protein MDENSSALIEAILREQEEEEAQRYGKKLTQNGDAYAWQTVSYPKRNRKSSSKAIPADSNGGLHNGVVSSASDVFRPIELHSEERRRRVLEAQSAAVFGDAAPGGSKRNSDDDDEDNSDAEVAGAAVENVEVKKVKQKKPKKPKVTVAEAASKMDAGELGAFLADITASYETQQDVQLMRLADYFGRAFAAVSPAQFPWLKTFKESSVAKLVDIPLSHISEDVYKISVEWISQRSTEGLGSFVLWSLDSILADLASHQGVAKGSKKAVQQAPSKSQVAIFVVLAMVLRRRPEVLISLHPVMRGSLKYEGQDKLPITVWLVAQASQGDLVVGLYSWVHFLLPILSSKSSSNPLCRDLILQSVERILAFPKARPILLNGAVRKGEHIVPPSALDLLMRVSFPAPSARVKATERFEAVYPTLKEIALAGSPGSKTMRQVTQQILKNSVKAVNEGIPDLSKEATGLFIWCLTQNPECYRQWDVLYLDNLDASVALLKKLSDEWKENSVKHASLDPLRETLKSFREKNDKALAGGDDVARHSLLKDADKYCKQMLGRLSQGHGCMRSVVLVSVALAVGAAVVSQNIQLEDLKKLAANSLNGGTHQYLVLTAYRV from the exons ATGGACGAGAATTCATCGGCACTAATCGAAGCAATTCTCAGAGagcaagaggaggaggaggcacAGAGATACGGCAAGAAGTTGACCCAAAACGGCGACGCTTACGCCTGGCAAACGGTATCGTATCCGAAGCGAAACCGGAAATCCTCCTCCAAGGCGATTCCTGCGGATTCCAACGGTGGTCTCCATAACGGTGTCGTATCCTCCGCCTCCGACGTGTTTCGGCCGATCGAGCTGCATTCCGAGGAGCGCCGTCGGAGAGTTCTGGAGGCTCAGTCCGCAGCCGTTTTCGGAGACGCCGCACCAGGCGGATCGAAGCGGAATTCAGATGACGACGATGAGGATAATAGCGATGCTGAGGTGGCCGGGGCGGCCGTCGAGAACGTCGAGGTGAAGAAGGTGAAGCAGAAGAAGCCGAAGAAGCCGAAGGTGACGGTGGCGGAGGCGGCGTCGAAAATGGACGCCGGTGAACTCGGTGCTTTTCTGGCAGATATAACT GCATCGTATGAAACGCAGCAGGACGTACAGCTTATGCGTTTGGCGGATTATTTCGGCCGAGCATTTGCGGCGGTCAGTCCGGCACAATTTCCGTGGTTGAAGACGTTCAAGGAATCTTCTGTGGCAAAGCTGGTTGAT ATCCCTCTTTCGCATATATCTGAAGATGTTTACAAGATATCGGTTGAATGGATCAGCCAGCGCTCTACTGAAGGGCTTGGATCATTCGTGCTATGGTCGTTGGACAGCATTCTTGCTGACCTTGCAAGTCATCAAGGAGTAGCCAAGGGATCCAAAAAGGCGGTCCAGCAAGCACCTTCAAAGTCTCAG GTTGCCATATTCGTGGTTTTAGCAATGGTATTGCGACGAAGACCTGAAGTACTGATTAGCTTACATCCTGTGATGAGGGGAAGTCTGAAATATGAAGGCCAAGATAAGCTTCCAATCACAGTTTGGCTGGTTGCACAG GCTTCTCAAGGAGATCTGGTTGTGGGGTTGTACTCGTGGGTGCATTTTCTCTTGCCTATATTGAGTAGCAAGTCAAGCAGTAATCCTCTGTGTAGAGACTTAATTTTGCAGTCTGTGGAAAG AATTTTGGCTTTTCCGAAAGCCCGTCCAATTCTGTTGAACGGTGCTGTCAGAAAGGGGGAGCACATAGTGCCACCATCAGCCCTTGATCTCTTGATGAGAGTCTCTTTTCCAGCACCTTCTGCCCGAGTTAAG GCAACTGAGAGGTTTGAAGCTGTTTATCCAACCTTGAAAGAGATCGCCCTTGCTGGTTCCCCAGGAAGCAAAACAATGAGGCAAGTCACACAGCAGATATTAAAGAATTCAGTTAAAGCTGTTAATGAAG GCATCCCTGATCTGTCTAAGGAAGCAACTGGCTTATTTATTTGGTGTTTGACGCAAAACCCTGAATGTTACAGGCAATGG GACGTACTTTATCTGGACAATCTCGATGCAAGCGTTGCTCTCCTGAAAAAGCTATCTGACGAGTGGAAGGAGAACTCTGTTAAACATGCTTCTCTTGACCCCTTGAGGGAAACTTTAAAGAGTTTCAGGGAGAAG AATGATAAGGCATTGGCAGGGGGAGATGATGTTGCCCGCCATTCACTGTTGAAGGATGCAGACAAATATTGCAAGCAGATGTTGGGACGATTGTCGCAAGGCCATGGATGCATGAGGAGCGTGGTGCTTGTTTCTGTTGCCCTGGCTGTGGGTGCTGCGGTCGTGTCCCAAAACATACAACTCGAGGACCTCAAGAAACTTGCAGCCAACTCTCTAAATGGAGGAACTCACCAGTACTTAGTACTTACAGCATACCGGGTTTAA